Proteins from a single region of Natrinema salifodinae:
- the thiD gene encoding bifunctional hydroxymethylpyrimidine kinase/phosphomethylpyrimidine kinase has translation MRTPAPDSRPVALTIAGSDSGGGAGIQADLATMAAHGVFGTSAITAVTAQHTRGVESSFVLPIEEIEAQLAAVTGDFAVGAAKTGMLATTEVIETVAERASEFDFPLVVDPVMVATSGDRLLEREAERAYEDLLGRAALVTPNADEAEVLTDIAVTDEESAREAGQAILETGVDAVLVKGGHVPGERVQDVLVTDDIVRAFEHPRVGTDATHGSGCALAAAIAARLAKGEPLETAVEGATDFLARAVRYYYDVGEGHGAVNHMVPLRNEAARETTAEEVQAVVDRFVDADVSALVPEVGMNVVGATPYAESVAETAAVEGRITRTLSGVQPNRGVRFGASSHVARFLLSAREFDPEYRFAVNCRFDPSVEDALDALAWPVAEYDRGEEPDEVKATDGRTMGWGARQAFADRDEPPVAVVDRGDVGKEAMVKLLAPDAETLADRALALDSEVAE, from the coding sequence ATGCGAACACCAGCACCCGATAGCCGACCGGTCGCGCTGACGATCGCCGGCAGCGACTCCGGCGGCGGCGCCGGGATCCAGGCCGATCTCGCGACGATGGCCGCCCACGGCGTCTTCGGCACGTCGGCGATCACGGCCGTCACCGCCCAGCACACCCGCGGCGTCGAGTCCTCGTTCGTCCTTCCGATCGAGGAGATCGAAGCGCAACTGGCGGCCGTCACCGGCGACTTCGCCGTCGGCGCCGCGAAGACGGGGATGCTCGCGACGACCGAAGTCATCGAAACCGTCGCCGAGCGGGCCAGTGAGTTCGACTTCCCGCTGGTGGTCGACCCCGTGATGGTCGCGACCTCCGGCGACCGCCTGCTGGAGCGCGAGGCCGAGCGCGCCTACGAGGACCTGCTGGGCCGGGCGGCCCTCGTGACGCCGAACGCCGACGAGGCCGAGGTCCTGACCGATATCGCCGTCACCGACGAGGAAAGTGCCCGCGAGGCCGGCCAGGCGATCCTCGAGACCGGCGTCGACGCCGTCCTCGTGAAGGGCGGGCACGTCCCCGGTGAGCGCGTTCAGGACGTGCTCGTCACCGATGACATCGTCCGGGCGTTCGAACACCCCCGCGTCGGCACCGACGCCACCCACGGCTCCGGCTGTGCCCTGGCCGCGGCGATCGCGGCTCGCCTGGCCAAGGGCGAGCCCCTCGAGACCGCCGTGGAGGGCGCGACCGACTTCCTGGCGCGTGCGGTGCGCTACTACTACGACGTCGGAGAGGGTCACGGCGCGGTCAACCACATGGTCCCGCTGCGCAACGAGGCCGCCCGCGAGACCACCGCCGAGGAGGTTCAAGCGGTCGTCGACCGGTTCGTCGACGCCGACGTCTCGGCGCTGGTCCCCGAGGTGGGGATGAACGTCGTCGGCGCGACGCCGTACGCCGAGTCCGTCGCCGAGACCGCCGCCGTCGAGGGCCGGATCACGCGGACGCTGTCGGGCGTCCAGCCCAACCGCGGGGTCCGGTTCGGCGCCTCGAGCCACGTCGCCAGGTTCCTCCTGTCGGCCCGCGAGTTCGACCCCGAGTACCGGTTCGCGGTCAACTGCCGGTTCGACCCGTCCGTCGAGGACGCGCTCGACGCGCTCGCCTGGCCGGTCGCCGAGTACGACCGCGGCGAGGAGCCCGACGAGGTCAAAGCGACCGACGGCCGGACGATGGGCTGGGGCGCTCGCCAGGCCTTCGCGGATCGCGACGAGCCCCCGGTCGCGGTCGTCGATCGCGGCGACGTCGGCAAAGAGGCGATGGTGAAACTCCTCGCTCCGGACGCCGAGACGCTCGCCGACCGCGCGCTGGCGCTCGATTCGGAGGTGGCCGAATGA
- a CDS encoding 30S ribosomal protein S27ae gives MARYELYDDDGSTDRDQCPRCGDVFLADHGDRLHCGKCGYTEWE, from the coding sequence ATGGCTCGCTACGAACTCTACGACGACGACGGGAGCACCGACCGCGACCAGTGTCCCCGGTGTGGTGACGTGTTCCTCGCCGACCACGGTGACCGCCTGCACTGCGGGAAGTGCGGCTACACCGAGTGGGAGTAA
- a CDS encoding DUF5808 domain-containing protein: MAEKPTSGEILGVPYNFERPSIGRMLSSYWQPGEGMLVEKPFGVGYTLNLANWRSWIVVLIAGALLWQEQSGGTDGGADRTDEPVEVIVDDAETDD; this comes from the coding sequence ATGGCAGAGAAGCCGACTTCCGGTGAGATCCTCGGGGTACCGTACAACTTCGAACGTCCGAGCATCGGCCGCATGCTCTCGTCCTACTGGCAGCCCGGCGAGGGGATGCTCGTCGAGAAGCCCTTCGGGGTCGGCTACACCCTGAACCTGGCCAACTGGCGGTCGTGGATCGTCGTCCTGATCGCCGGTGCCCTCCTCTGGCAGGAACAGTCCGGCGGGACGGACGGCGGTGCGGACCGCACCGACGAGCCCGTCGAGGTCATCGTCGACGACGCCGAGACGGACGACTGA
- a CDS encoding outer membrane protein assembly factor BamB family protein: protein MPSRRQLLACGGLAVTGLVGGRAALVEGTAAAALEWPMARYDAAGTGYNPAASGPKDDVEPAWTGALESSGGFEIDPPVLVDGTVYAGTDALIAFDADTGDVRFSYGTAYGSTPARARSSIYRTDTLVVSSTDGLVGLNAGGGLGPGAIRLGAERWRGPSQAAGSSIFGPPEIPPPVAVGDTAYAVIPDAGSIVALAADNGRERWRRTIEYDEATVTPRRPAVRDGTVFVTAWPHQVRAFDAETGAERWRTDHPEQMVLAPTATTNGLLVPSRSGLRLYEADGDGDTRWKRDFDGNATAGAAAVADGRVFVADGTESLRALDLETGEEEWSVPFTHEATPVVADGVVYVTRDGYDLVAFDAETGDQRFTRQAKWSLSTPAIGDGVLYIVDGDRVLALEEAA from the coding sequence ATGCCCTCCAGACGACAGTTGCTCGCCTGCGGCGGACTCGCCGTCACCGGCCTGGTCGGCGGTCGCGCCGCCCTGGTCGAGGGGACGGCCGCCGCCGCGCTCGAGTGGCCGATGGCCCGCTACGACGCCGCCGGCACCGGGTACAATCCCGCGGCGTCGGGGCCGAAAGACGACGTCGAACCCGCGTGGACGGGCGCACTCGAGAGCAGCGGCGGCTTCGAGATCGATCCGCCTGTGCTCGTCGACGGCACAGTCTACGCCGGCACCGATGCCCTCATCGCGTTCGACGCCGACACCGGAGACGTCCGCTTCTCGTACGGTACCGCGTACGGATCGACTCCCGCTCGCGCGCGCTCGTCGATCTATCGGACCGACACGCTGGTGGTCAGTTCGACGGACGGACTCGTCGGACTGAACGCCGGCGGTGGCCTCGGCCCGGGAGCGATTCGACTCGGCGCCGAACGCTGGCGCGGCCCGAGTCAGGCCGCGGGATCGTCGATCTTCGGACCGCCGGAGATACCGCCGCCCGTCGCGGTCGGTGACACGGCGTACGCCGTGATCCCTGATGCCGGCTCGATCGTCGCTCTCGCGGCCGACAACGGTCGCGAACGGTGGCGACGGACGATCGAGTACGACGAGGCCACCGTCACCCCGCGCCGACCGGCGGTTCGCGACGGCACCGTCTTCGTCACCGCCTGGCCCCATCAGGTGCGGGCGTTCGACGCCGAAACGGGGGCCGAGCGGTGGCGCACCGACCACCCGGAGCAGATGGTCCTCGCGCCGACGGCGACCACGAATGGCCTCCTCGTCCCGTCCAGATCCGGACTCAGGCTGTACGAGGCCGACGGTGACGGCGACACCCGCTGGAAGCGCGATTTCGACGGGAACGCGACCGCCGGGGCCGCCGCCGTCGCCGACGGTCGCGTCTTCGTCGCAGACGGCACCGAATCGCTGCGCGCGCTCGATCTCGAAACGGGCGAGGAAGAGTGGTCGGTGCCGTTCACCCACGAGGCGACGCCGGTCGTCGCCGACGGCGTCGTCTACGTCACGCGCGACGGCTACGACCTCGTCGCGTTCGACGCCGAGACGGGCGACCAGCGATTCACTCGCCAGGCGAAGTGGTCTCTGTCGACCCCCGCGATCGGTGACGGGGTCCTCTACATCGTCGACGGCGATCGGGTGCTCGCCCTCGAGGAGGCAGCATGA
- a CDS encoding putative sulfate/molybdate transporter — protein MAYSLGSRAESDLEFSASELTGALGDSVTVLPLLIALAATTSVSLPHVLIGFGVFQIVWGVYYGLPLSVEPMKALVGLAIVGALSYAELAAAGLFAGGVLLAVGRLGLVGRLQRVVGEPVIRGVQFAVALLLFEAAVDLSLGNPPVAAAGLAVVGLFALVGYRQASVLAVLGLGGVAAVATTGVPTPTAPELTVFPAGTPTVTSAALEGTVAQLGMTVGNAAIATALLCGDLYDRDVSADALSTSMGATCLTAIPLGGIPMCHGSGGLAGKYAFGARTGGANVLLGIGYLALALVATGAVLAAFPTAVLGVLLVVVALELGKAAFDPVSGSRSLALVVAVGVVGLVVNVGAAFVLGAVAFPLLVRRSETGSRPAQ, from the coding sequence ATGGCGTATTCGCTGGGATCGCGGGCCGAATCCGACCTCGAGTTCTCCGCCAGCGAACTCACGGGTGCGCTAGGTGATTCGGTTACGGTACTCCCCCTGCTGATCGCGCTGGCCGCGACGACGAGCGTCTCCCTGCCTCACGTCCTCATCGGCTTCGGCGTCTTTCAGATCGTCTGGGGGGTGTACTACGGACTCCCCCTCTCCGTCGAACCGATGAAGGCGCTGGTCGGCCTGGCCATCGTCGGCGCGCTCTCCTACGCGGAACTCGCCGCGGCCGGGTTGTTCGCCGGCGGCGTCCTGCTCGCCGTCGGGCGACTGGGGCTCGTCGGGCGGCTCCAGCGGGTCGTCGGCGAACCGGTCATCCGCGGCGTGCAGTTCGCGGTCGCGCTCCTCCTGTTCGAAGCGGCCGTCGACCTCTCGCTCGGGAACCCCCCGGTCGCCGCGGCCGGCCTGGCCGTCGTCGGCCTGTTCGCGCTCGTCGGCTACCGCCAGGCGAGCGTGCTCGCGGTCCTCGGGCTCGGCGGGGTCGCGGCCGTCGCGACGACGGGCGTGCCGACGCCGACGGCGCCGGAACTCACGGTCTTTCCCGCGGGGACGCCGACGGTCACGTCGGCCGCGCTCGAGGGCACCGTCGCCCAGTTGGGGATGACGGTCGGGAACGCGGCGATCGCGACCGCCTTGCTCTGTGGCGACCTCTACGATCGAGACGTCTCCGCCGACGCGCTCTCGACGAGCATGGGCGCGACCTGTCTGACGGCGATTCCGTTGGGCGGCATCCCGATGTGCCACGGCAGCGGCGGACTCGCCGGCAAGTACGCCTTCGGCGCGCGGACCGGCGGCGCGAACGTCCTGCTGGGAATCGGCTACCTCGCGCTCGCGCTGGTCGCCACCGGCGCCGTCCTCGCCGCGTTCCCGACGGCCGTCCTCGGGGTGTTGCTCGTCGTCGTCGCGCTCGAACTCGGTAAGGCGGCGTTCGACCCTGTCTCCGGCAGCCGTTCGCTCGCGCTCGTCGTCGCCGTCGGCGTCGTCGGCCTGGTCGTCAACGTCGGCGCGGCGTTCGTCCTCGGGGCCGTCGCGTTCCCGCTGCTCGTACGGCGGTCGGAGACCGGGTCTCGGCCGGCGCAGTGA
- a CDS encoding XTP/dITP diphosphatase — protein sequence MAIRFVTGNDGKVREARDYLEGIESVEQLAYDYTEVQSDSLAEIATRGAREAFEHLGSDEPVLVDDAGLFVDALGGFPGPYSSYVEDTVGVERLWRLAADEENRRAQFRTVLAYADESGTETFEGSVAGTLVAPRGEGGFGYDPIFEYNGQTMAEMSTEEKNAISHRGRALAAFAEWYAGRDD from the coding sequence ATGGCCATTCGATTCGTCACCGGTAACGACGGGAAGGTCCGCGAGGCGCGGGACTACCTCGAGGGGATCGAATCCGTCGAACAGCTCGCGTACGACTACACCGAGGTCCAGAGCGACTCGCTCGCGGAGATCGCAACCCGCGGCGCCCGCGAAGCGTTCGAACACCTCGGGAGCGACGAGCCGGTGCTCGTCGACGACGCGGGTCTGTTCGTCGACGCCCTGGGCGGGTTCCCCGGCCCGTACTCGTCGTACGTTGAGGACACCGTGGGCGTCGAGCGCCTCTGGCGGCTCGCGGCGGACGAGGAGAACCGCCGTGCACAGTTCCGGACCGTGCTCGCGTACGCGGACGAGAGCGGCACCGAAACGTTCGAGGGCTCGGTCGCAGGCACGCTCGTCGCGCCCCGCGGCGAGGGCGGGTTCGGCTACGACCCGATCTTCGAGTACAATGGACAGACGATGGCCGAGATGAGTACCGAAGAGAAGAACGCGATTTCGCACCGGGGCCGCGCGCTGGCCGCGTTCGCCGAGTGGTACGCCGGGCGCGACGACTGA
- a CDS encoding DUF7384 family protein translates to MAENESESVRDRDEPNPARVVADADVLAADLLLGGDAREALDHVRSHSWVELVASDPLLDQTERLVARLADPTLAADHRERLEAERVAVDQPEGDHPALASAYRGEAAHLLSYDERLRSAAAGLTLQPRISVSIRPPDAFARLFDAESLYAAVEDGGDSDGGDNDWEYPGPDRDPRA, encoded by the coding sequence ATGGCTGAGAACGAAAGCGAGTCCGTGCGCGACCGCGACGAACCGAACCCCGCCCGCGTCGTCGCCGACGCCGACGTGCTCGCGGCGGACCTCCTGCTCGGCGGCGACGCGCGCGAGGCGCTGGACCACGTCCGCAGCCACTCCTGGGTCGAACTCGTCGCCAGCGACCCGCTGCTCGATCAGACGGAGCGCCTGGTCGCGCGCCTGGCCGATCCGACGCTCGCGGCCGACCACCGCGAGCGACTCGAGGCCGAGCGCGTCGCGGTCGACCAGCCCGAGGGCGACCACCCCGCACTGGCGTCGGCCTATCGGGGTGAGGCGGCGCACCTCCTCTCCTACGACGAACGGCTCCGGTCGGCGGCGGCTGGGCTGACACTCCAGCCCCGCATCTCGGTCAGCATCCGCCCGCCGGACGCGTTCGCCAGGCTGTTCGACGCCGAGAGCCTATACGCGGCGGTCGAGGACGGCGGCGACAGCGACGGCGGTGACAACGACTGGGAGTACCCGGGGCCGGATCGCGACCCGCGAGCGTAG
- a CDS encoding TIGR03560 family F420-dependent LLM class oxidoreductase, giving the protein MSATDLDVGVILPQYGTGMETVRDTALEAESLGYDSVWLEDHFQSWIGDPRRNAHECWTTLSAIAEATDRVRLGTLVTSQSYRHPALLAKMAASVDHVSDGRLELGLGAGWYEDEYDRFGYEFREPPAERLRRLAETVEILQGLWTEETYSHEGEHLDVDLDEAFCEPRPVQDPHPPIWIGGGGENFTLRYTAELADGWNYGTLDPEGFAEKLDVLREHCESEERYDEIRKSAELFAFVGETTEEAEEKREAFRSEFLAGEPAEPREFFLSGYLETAPAGTPAEVRDRLADYADVGIETVMLAMPSVADDGDESLALLADELLD; this is encoded by the coding sequence ATGAGTGCGACCGACCTCGACGTCGGGGTCATCCTTCCGCAGTACGGGACCGGTATGGAGACGGTGCGAGACACCGCGCTCGAGGCCGAGTCGCTGGGCTACGACTCGGTCTGGCTCGAGGACCACTTCCAGTCGTGGATCGGCGATCCGCGCCGGAACGCCCACGAGTGCTGGACGACCCTGAGCGCGATCGCCGAGGCGACCGACCGGGTGCGGCTGGGCACGCTCGTCACCAGCCAGTCGTACCGTCATCCCGCCTTACTCGCGAAGATGGCGGCCTCCGTCGATCACGTTAGCGACGGGCGCCTCGAACTCGGCCTCGGCGCGGGCTGGTACGAAGACGAGTACGACCGCTTCGGCTACGAGTTCCGGGAGCCGCCGGCCGAGCGGCTCCGCCGCCTGGCCGAGACCGTCGAGATTTTGCAGGGACTGTGGACCGAGGAGACCTACAGCCACGAGGGAGAGCACCTCGACGTCGATCTCGACGAGGCGTTCTGCGAGCCCCGGCCCGTTCAGGACCCGCACCCGCCGATCTGGATCGGCGGCGGCGGCGAGAACTTTACCCTGCGGTACACCGCCGAGTTGGCCGACGGCTGGAACTACGGCACGCTCGACCCCGAGGGGTTCGCCGAGAAGCTCGACGTGCTGCGCGAGCACTGCGAGAGCGAGGAACGGTACGACGAGATCCGCAAGTCCGCGGAGCTGTTCGCCTTTGTCGGCGAGACGACCGAGGAAGCCGAGGAAAAGCGCGAGGCGTTCCGGAGCGAGTTCCTGGCCGGCGAACCCGCCGAACCCCGCGAGTTCTTCCTCTCGGGCTACCTCGAGACGGCACCCGCCGGTACGCCGGCCGAGGTCCGCGACCGGCTTGCCGACTACGCCGACGTCGGTATCGAGACGGTCATGCTCGCGATGCCGTCCGTCGCCGACGACGGGGACGAGAGCCTCGCCCTGCTGGCCGACGAGTTGCTCGACTAG
- a CDS encoding AIR synthase family protein → MSDLGKIDRAFFDRHIAPNLGADRDDVAVGPTHGVDFGVLDVGDRALVTATDPLSILPALGFERAARFALDLVLADVAVSGVPPSHLSICFTLPEGMTDDEFATVWETIHAECADLGVAVVTGHTARYADPSHPWVGAATAMGVGDHGDIVRPDGACEGDRLLLTNGPGVEAVGLLSTLFGDQLDLPNDVVADAQDRLDEVFAVRDALTAAAAGPVTAMHDVTEGGLAGALNEMADGAGARFAIDGDAVPLRPGVREVCDALEIDPWAATSCGSLLIAVDPDGVDDVRGALEERGTPVAEIGRVDAAGGESAAEGGNEAGAVLVDGDRLAHPCVDPSWAAYSRLADRAE, encoded by the coding sequence GTGAGCGACCTCGGAAAAATCGATCGCGCGTTCTTCGACCGTCACATCGCGCCGAACCTCGGCGCCGATCGCGACGACGTCGCCGTCGGTCCGACCCACGGCGTCGACTTCGGCGTGCTGGACGTCGGCGATCGGGCGCTGGTCACCGCCACGGACCCGCTGTCGATCCTTCCCGCGTTGGGGTTCGAGCGGGCGGCGCGGTTCGCCCTCGACCTCGTGCTCGCGGACGTGGCCGTCAGCGGCGTCCCCCCGTCACACCTCTCGATCTGTTTTACCCTCCCCGAGGGGATGACCGACGACGAGTTCGCGACGGTCTGGGAGACGATCCACGCCGAGTGCGCCGACCTCGGCGTCGCAGTCGTGACCGGCCACACGGCCCGCTACGCTGACCCGTCCCACCCCTGGGTCGGCGCCGCAACCGCGATGGGCGTCGGCGACCACGGTGACATCGTCCGCCCCGACGGGGCCTGTGAGGGCGACCGACTGCTCCTGACGAACGGTCCCGGCGTCGAAGCCGTCGGCCTGTTGAGCACCCTCTTCGGCGACCAGTTGGATCTCCCGAACGACGTCGTCGCGGACGCGCAGGATCGCCTCGACGAGGTCTTCGCCGTCCGCGACGCCCTCACCGCGGCCGCCGCGGGCCCGGTGACGGCGATGCACGACGTGACGGAGGGCGGCCTGGCCGGCGCGCTCAACGAGATGGCCGACGGCGCGGGCGCCCGGTTCGCGATCGACGGGGACGCCGTCCCGCTGCGGCCGGGCGTCCGCGAGGTCTGTGACGCCCTCGAGATCGATCCCTGGGCGGCGACCAGTTGCGGCTCGCTCCTGATCGCGGTCGACCCCGACGGCGTCGACGACGTGCGCGGGGCGCTCGAGGAGCGGGGCACGCCAGTCGCCGAAATCGGTCGCGTCGACGCGGCCGGTGGCGAATCCGCAGCCGAGGGCGGAAACGAGGCCGGTGCCGTCCTCGTCGACGGCGATCGACTCGCCCATCCCTGCGTCGATCCGTCGTGGGCGGCCTATTCCCGCCTGGCGGACCGCGCCGAGTAG
- a CDS encoding guanosine monophosphate reductase, which produces MSDLRNLRTGLSYGDVLLVPNRSPVDSRGDVDLSTPFTPRIELDTPLVSAAMDTVTEAELAIELSRAGGIGVLHRFLTSAEQADQVAAVTAADEQVAAAVGINEDYVARSAGLVDAGVDALVVDVAHGHLERTIEAVERLRAEFPETDLIAGNVATPAGVRDLATAGADCVKVGIGPGSHCTTRKVAGAGVPQLTAVDDCAEAAADLDVSVCADGGIRTSGDAVKALMAGADTVMMGSLFAGTEEAPGAVVEVDGTRYKRSRGMATTTAAKKRDDKENNVSADEGVEALTPYKGPVADIVEEFCAGIQSGLSYCGGHTIPAAREKAEFIRVAPSAKDREGYHADHDWEGVSVKSEAKIVTEAQLAADDAANAERGD; this is translated from the coding sequence ATGAGCGACTTACGCAATCTCCGCACCGGGCTAAGCTACGGTGACGTGCTCCTCGTTCCGAACCGCTCGCCGGTCGACAGCCGCGGCGACGTCGATCTCTCGACGCCGTTTACGCCGCGCATCGAACTGGATACGCCACTGGTTTCCGCCGCGATGGACACCGTTACGGAGGCCGAGCTGGCGATCGAACTCTCCCGCGCCGGCGGGATCGGCGTCCTCCACCGCTTTCTCACGTCGGCGGAACAGGCCGACCAGGTCGCCGCGGTGACCGCCGCCGACGAGCAGGTGGCCGCCGCCGTCGGGATCAACGAGGACTACGTCGCCCGCAGCGCCGGCCTGGTCGACGCCGGCGTCGACGCGCTCGTGGTCGACGTAGCCCACGGCCACCTCGAGCGAACGATCGAGGCCGTCGAGCGGCTCCGGGCCGAGTTCCCGGAGACTGACCTGATCGCCGGCAACGTCGCGACGCCCGCGGGCGTCAGGGACCTGGCGACCGCCGGCGCCGACTGCGTGAAAGTCGGCATCGGCCCGGGCTCGCACTGTACCACCCGGAAGGTTGCGGGGGCCGGCGTTCCGCAGCTGACGGCCGTCGACGACTGCGCCGAGGCGGCCGCGGACCTGGACGTCAGCGTCTGCGCGGACGGCGGCATCCGCACCTCCGGGGACGCGGTGAAGGCGCTGATGGCGGGTGCCGACACCGTCATGATGGGCAGCCTCTTCGCGGGGACCGAGGAAGCGCCTGGTGCGGTGGTCGAGGTCGACGGGACCCGGTACAAGCGCTCGCGGGGAATGGCGACGACGACCGCGGCGAAGAAGCGCGACGACAAGGAGAACAACGTCAGCGCCGACGAGGGCGTCGAGGCGCTGACGCCGTACAAGGGCCCGGTCGCCGACATCGTCGAGGAGTTCTGTGCCGGCATCCAGTCCGGCCTCTCCTACTGCGGGGGGCACACGATCCCCGCGGCCCGCGAGAAGGCCGAGTTCATCCGCGTCGCCCCCAGCGCGAAGGACCGCGAGGGGTACCACGCGGATCACGACTGGGAGGGCGTCAGCGTCAAGAGCGAAGCGAAAATCGTCACGGAAGCACAACTGGCGGCGGACGACGCCGCGAACGCCGAGCGCGGCGACTAG
- a CDS encoding bifunctional N(6)-L-threonylcarbamoyladenine synthase/serine/threonine protein kinase produces the protein MSSDTRILGIEGTAWAASAAVFDAGSDDVFIESDAYQPDSGGIHPREASEHMHDAVPRVVERALDHARETHDGPATESPVDAVAFSRGPGLGPCLRVVGTAARALSQALDVPLVGVNHMVAHLEIGRHTADFESPVCLNASGANAHLLAYRNGRYRVLGETMDTGVGNAIDKFTRHVGWSHPGGPKVEAAAEDGRYVDLPYVVKGMDFSFSGIMSAAKQRYDDDVPVDDICYSLQETIFGMLTEVSERALSLTGSDELVLGGGVGQNARLREMLQEMCDQRGAAFHAPEPRFLRDNAGMIAVLGAKMYDAGDTLALEDSRVDPDFRPDQVPVTWRRDEPELAAGRGADAAGDERTQVRGAEALVDVAPDAGLVTKRREPKRYRHPDLDERLRRERTTLEARLTSLARREGVPTPVLSDVDSRDARLELEYVGERDLRDALAPDRVRDVGRHLARLHQAGFVHGDPTTRNVRVDGDRTYLIDFGLGYHTDHVEDYAMDLHVFDQSLVGTADEPAPLREAVREGYRAVGDERVLERLREVEGRGRYQSQ, from the coding sequence GTGAGTTCCGACACCAGAATCCTCGGTATCGAAGGCACCGCCTGGGCCGCCAGCGCGGCCGTCTTCGACGCCGGATCCGACGACGTTTTCATCGAGAGCGACGCCTACCAGCCCGACAGCGGCGGCATTCACCCCCGCGAAGCGTCCGAACACATGCACGACGCCGTCCCGCGGGTCGTCGAGCGAGCGCTCGACCACGCCCGTGAGACCCACGACGGGCCGGCCACGGAGTCGCCCGTCGACGCGGTCGCCTTCTCCCGTGGCCCCGGCCTGGGACCGTGCCTGCGGGTCGTCGGCACCGCCGCGCGCGCGCTGAGTCAGGCGCTCGACGTGCCGCTGGTCGGCGTCAACCACATGGTCGCCCACCTCGAGATCGGTCGCCACACCGCGGACTTCGAGTCGCCGGTTTGTCTCAACGCCAGCGGCGCGAACGCCCACCTGCTGGCCTACCGCAACGGGCGCTACCGGGTGCTCGGCGAGACGATGGACACCGGCGTCGGCAACGCGATCGACAAGTTCACCCGCCACGTCGGCTGGTCCCACCCCGGCGGTCCCAAGGTCGAGGCGGCCGCCGAGGACGGCAGGTACGTCGACCTCCCCTACGTCGTCAAGGGGATGGACTTCTCGTTTTCGGGGATCATGAGCGCCGCGAAACAGCGATACGACGACGACGTCCCGGTCGACGACATCTGTTACTCCCTGCAGGAGACGATCTTCGGGATGCTGACCGAGGTCTCGGAACGCGCCCTCTCGCTGACCGGTAGCGACGAACTCGTGTTGGGCGGCGGCGTCGGGCAGAACGCCCGCCTGCGCGAGATGCTTCAGGAGATGTGCGACCAGCGCGGCGCCGCGTTCCACGCCCCCGAACCGCGATTCCTGCGGGACAACGCCGGCATGATCGCCGTCCTCGGCGCGAAGATGTACGACGCCGGCGACACCCTCGCGCTCGAGGACTCGCGCGTCGACCCCGACTTCCGGCCGGACCAGGTGCCGGTGACGTGGCGGCGGGACGAACCCGAACTCGCCGCTGGCCGCGGCGCGGACGCCGCGGGCGACGAACGGACGCAGGTCCGCGGCGCCGAGGCCCTCGTCGACGTCGCGCCCGACGCGGGCCTGGTGACGAAACGCCGCGAGCCCAAGCGGTATCGCCACCCCGACCTCGACGAGCGCCTCCGCCGCGAGCGGACGACCTTAGAGGCCAGGCTGACGAGCCTGGCCCGCCGCGAGGGCGTGCCGACGCCGGTCCTCTCGGACGTCGATTCGCGGGACGCGCGCCTCGAACTCGAGTACGTCGGCGAGCGCGATCTCCGGGACGCGCTGGCCCCCGACCGCGTGCGCGACGTGGGACGGCACCTGGCGCGGCTGCACCAGGCGGGGTTCGTCCACGGGGATCCGACGACGCGGAACGTTCGCGTCGACGGAGACCGTACCTACCTCATCGACTTCGGGCTCGGCTACCACACCGACCACGTCGAGGACTATGCGATGGACCTCCACGTTTTCGACCAGAGCCTGGTCGGCACCGCGGACGAGCCCGCCCCGCTCCGGGAGGCCGTCCGCGAGGGGTACCGCGCGGTCGGCGACGAGCGAGTGCTCGAACGGCTGCGAGAGGTCGAGGGCCGCGGACGGTATCAGTCGCAATAA
- a CDS encoding 30S ribosomal protein S24e has translation MDVDIISEQENPMLHRTDVTFELVHEDATPSRLQVRDSLAAKLNKDADEVVIRQLDTKFGMRKTVGEAKVYDTADYAREVEQDHMLERNKIGAEEEAEAEAEEA, from the coding sequence ATGGACGTCGACATCATCTCCGAGCAGGAGAACCCCATGTTGCATCGGACGGACGTGACCTTCGAACTCGTCCACGAGGACGCCACGCCCTCGCGACTGCAGGTTCGGGACAGCCTGGCGGCGAAGCTGAACAAGGACGCCGACGAGGTCGTCATCCGCCAGCTCGACACCAAGTTCGGGATGCGCAAGACCGTTGGCGAGGCCAAGGTCTACGACACGGCCGACTACGCCCGCGAGGTCGAACAGGACCACATGCTCGAGCGCAACAAGATCGGCGCCGAAGAGGAGGCCGAGGCCGAAGCGGAGGAAGCGTAA